The following proteins are co-located in the Streptomyces sp. DT2A-34 genome:
- a CDS encoding metallopeptidase family protein codes for MDTPVPPRAVGPGPRRRDRHGRGMRGPIAPPQVPLAASRADAFADLVQDSVERLERRWPQLADIDFLVLEVPRLDGPGRTWNDEAVPLGGTIPAREGRPARVVVYRRPVEIRTKGRDERAALVHEVVVEQVAELLGLTPETVDPRYGED; via the coding sequence ATGGACACCCCCGTACCGCCCCGTGCCGTCGGCCCCGGGCCCCGCCGCCGTGATCGCCACGGGCGAGGCATGCGCGGCCCGATCGCACCACCCCAGGTCCCGCTCGCCGCAAGCCGCGCCGACGCCTTCGCCGACCTGGTGCAGGACTCCGTGGAACGCCTCGAACGCCGCTGGCCCCAGCTGGCCGACATCGATTTCCTGGTCCTCGAGGTCCCCCGCCTGGACGGCCCCGGCCGCACCTGGAACGACGAGGCGGTCCCCCTCGGCGGCACGATCCCCGCCCGCGAGGGCCGCCCCGCGCGCGTGGTCGTCTACCGCCGCCCGGTGGAGATCCGCACCAAGGGCCGAGACGAACGAGCCGCCCTGGTCCACGAGGTGGTCGTAGAACAGGTGGCCGAGCTGCTGGGCCTGACCCCGGAGACGGTGGACCCCCGCTACGGCGAGGACTGA
- a CDS encoding DUF3499 domain-containing protein, producing MSPVRRCSRTACGRPAVATLTYVYADSTAVLGPLATYAEPHCYDLCAEHSERLTAPRGWEVVRLLDGSAPARPSGDDLEALANAVREAARPQERAAQAGGGGARGADPMEVARRGHLRVLRSPDN from the coding sequence GTGAGCCCTGTACGTCGCTGTTCGCGCACCGCTTGCGGCCGTCCCGCCGTCGCGACGCTGACGTACGTCTACGCCGACTCGACCGCGGTCCTCGGCCCGCTCGCCACCTACGCCGAACCCCACTGCTACGACCTGTGCGCCGAGCATTCCGAGCGCCTCACCGCGCCCCGCGGGTGGGAGGTCGTGCGGTTGCTGGACGGTTCGGCTCCGGCCCGTCCCAGCGGTGATGATCTGGAAGCGCTTGCCAACGCCGTGCGCGAGGCGGCCCGTCCGCAGGAGCGGGCGGCCCAAGCCGGTGGGGGCGGGGCGCGTGGCGCCGATCCGATGGAGGTCGCGCGGCGGGGGCATCTGCGAGTGCTGCGGTCGCCCGACAACTGA
- a CDS encoding L-lactate permease, giving the protein MYVQELEPVADSLGLSALVATLPLVIVLVLLGGVRLKAHLAGLTGLVAAVLVAWLAYGMPLGQTLSSAAQGAVFGLFPILWIVVNALWVYRMTVRTRHFDILRRSFGRLSDDPRIQALVVAFCFGALLEALAGFGAPVAICSVMLVALGFEPVRAAVVALVANTAPVAFGAMGTPVVTLAQVTGLPLDDVASVVGRQTPLLALVVPLVLVGLVDGRRGLRETWVPAMACGIAFAVAQFAASNYVSAQLADIGAALAGAGALVAVPHARVPATEAVRASVLTGVRSEELDEADPRREVVRAYAPYALIVVIFSLAQIPVVKDWLAGATQTYDWPFLNVVNPDGEPVGGNVFSWPIVSTGGTLVLLAGVCTAVVLGVHARVAVKEWAATVHELRFAILTVTSVLALAYVMNLSGQAATIGYFVAAAGAGLAFLSPVLGWFGVAVSGSDTSANALFGALQVTAARESGLSPELLAAANSSGGVLGKMISPQNLTIACAAVGLAGREGDLLRRVLPWSLGLLLVMCLIVVGQSSPVLGWMLP; this is encoded by the coding sequence GTGTACGTCCAGGAACTGGAACCCGTCGCCGACTCGCTCGGCCTGTCCGCGCTCGTGGCGACGCTGCCGCTCGTGATCGTCCTCGTCCTGCTGGGCGGTGTCCGGCTCAAGGCGCACCTGGCGGGGCTCACGGGGCTGGTGGCGGCCGTACTGGTCGCCTGGCTCGCGTACGGCATGCCGCTCGGTCAGACGCTCTCCAGCGCCGCGCAGGGGGCTGTCTTCGGGCTCTTCCCGATCCTGTGGATCGTCGTCAACGCCCTGTGGGTGTACAGGATGACCGTCCGGACGCGTCATTTCGACATCCTGCGGCGGTCGTTCGGGCGGCTGTCCGACGATCCGCGCATCCAGGCGCTCGTCGTCGCCTTCTGCTTCGGAGCCCTGCTGGAGGCCCTTGCCGGGTTCGGGGCACCCGTCGCGATCTGTTCGGTCATGCTGGTGGCGCTCGGGTTCGAGCCGGTGCGCGCGGCGGTCGTCGCGCTGGTCGCCAACACCGCGCCCGTGGCCTTCGGCGCGATGGGGACGCCGGTCGTGACGCTGGCACAGGTCACCGGGCTGCCACTGGACGATGTGGCTTCTGTGGTGGGGCGTCAGACGCCTTTGCTGGCCCTGGTGGTGCCGCTCGTGCTCGTGGGGCTCGTGGACGGGCGGCGCGGGCTGCGGGAGACCTGGGTACCCGCCATGGCGTGCGGAATCGCCTTCGCCGTCGCCCAGTTCGCCGCCTCGAACTACGTCTCCGCGCAACTCGCCGACATCGGCGCCGCCTTGGCGGGTGCGGGCGCCCTGGTCGCCGTACCGCACGCGCGTGTGCCCGCCACCGAGGCCGTACGCGCGTCCGTGCTGACCGGTGTGCGGAGTGAGGAGTTGGACGAGGCTGATCCGCGGCGGGAGGTCGTGCGGGCTTATGCGCCGTACGCGCTGATTGTGGTGATCTTCTCCCTCGCGCAGATCCCGGTGGTCAAGGACTGGCTGGCCGGGGCGACCCAGACGTACGACTGGCCCTTCCTGAACGTCGTGAACCCGGACGGGGAGCCGGTCGGCGGCAATGTCTTCAGCTGGCCGATCGTGTCCACCGGCGGGACCCTCGTGCTGCTCGCCGGCGTGTGCACGGCGGTCGTCCTCGGCGTGCACGCGCGCGTGGCGGTCAAGGAGTGGGCCGCGACCGTGCACGAGTTGAGGTTCGCCATCCTCACCGTGACGTCCGTGCTGGCGCTCGCGTACGTCATGAACCTCTCCGGACAGGCCGCCACCATCGGCTACTTCGTGGCGGCGGCCGGCGCCGGGCTCGCGTTCCTGTCGCCGGTGCTGGGGTGGTTCGGTGTGGCCGTGTCCGGGTCGGACACCTCGGCCAACGCGCTGTTCGGCGCGTTGCAGGTGACGGCGGCGCGGGAATCGGGGCTGTCGCCGGAACTCCTGGCAGCCGCCAACAGTTCAGGTGGTGTGCTCGGCAAGATGATCTCGCCGCAGAACCTCACCATCGCGTGCGCGGCGGTAGGGCTCGCGGGCCGGGAGGGGGACCTGCTGCGGCGGGTGCTGCCGTGGAGTCTGGGCCTGCTGCTGGTGATGTGTCTGATCGTGGTCGGACAGAGTTCACCGGTGCTGGGCTGGATGCTGCCCTGA
- a CDS encoding phosphomannomutase/phosphoglucomutase, whose product MAADLSQLVKAYDVRGVVPDQWDEPLAELFGAAFVQVTGASAIAIGHDMRPSSPGLSRAFARGAAAQGVDVTEIGLCSTDQLYYASGALNLPGAMFTASHNPAQYNGIKMCRAGAAPVGQDTGLAQIRELAERWSDSGAPQPAATQGTITQRDTLEDYAAHLRSLVDLTSIRPLKVVVDAGNGMGGHTVPTVFEGLPLTLVPMYFELDGTFPNHEANPLDPANIVDLQKRVRDESADLGIAFDGDADRCFVVDENGAPVSPSAITALVASRELAKHGGKGTVIHNLITSWSVPEVVKENGGTPVRTRVGHSFIKAEMAKTGAIFGGEHSAHYYFADFWNADTGMLAALHVLAALGGQDGPLSSLVAQYDRYAGSGEINSTVADQAGRLAAIKAAYEAREGVELDELDGLTVTAVDWWFNVRPSNTEPLLRLNTEARDEATMAKVRDEALAIIRG is encoded by the coding sequence GTGGCTGCTGATCTGTCACAGCTCGTGAAGGCGTACGACGTCCGCGGGGTCGTCCCCGACCAGTGGGACGAGCCTCTGGCCGAGCTCTTCGGGGCCGCCTTCGTCCAGGTGACCGGCGCGAGCGCGATCGCCATCGGGCACGACATGCGCCCCTCGTCCCCAGGCCTGTCCCGTGCCTTCGCGCGCGGAGCCGCGGCCCAGGGTGTCGACGTCACCGAGATCGGCCTCTGCTCCACCGACCAGCTGTACTACGCCTCGGGCGCGCTGAACCTGCCGGGCGCGATGTTCACGGCGTCGCACAACCCGGCCCAGTACAACGGCATCAAGATGTGCCGCGCGGGCGCGGCCCCGGTCGGCCAGGACACCGGCCTCGCGCAGATCCGCGAACTGGCCGAGCGGTGGAGCGATTCGGGCGCCCCGCAGCCGGCGGCGACGCAGGGCACGATCACGCAGCGGGACACGCTGGAGGACTACGCGGCCCACCTCCGCTCCCTCGTCGACCTGACCTCCATCCGCCCCCTGAAGGTCGTCGTCGACGCGGGCAACGGCATGGGCGGCCACACGGTCCCCACGGTCTTCGAGGGCCTGCCCCTCACCCTGGTCCCGATGTACTTCGAGCTGGACGGCACGTTCCCGAACCACGAGGCGAACCCGCTGGACCCGGCGAACATCGTCGACCTCCAGAAGCGGGTCCGCGACGAATCCGCCGACCTCGGCATCGCCTTCGACGGCGACGCCGACCGCTGCTTCGTCGTCGACGAGAACGGCGCCCCGGTCTCCCCGTCCGCCATCACCGCCCTGGTGGCCTCGCGCGAGCTCGCCAAGCACGGCGGCAAGGGCACGGTCATCCACAACCTGATCACGTCCTGGTCGGTCCCGGAGGTCGTCAAGGAGAACGGCGGCACGCCGGTCCGCACCCGCGTCGGCCACTCCTTCATCAAGGCCGAGATGGCCAAGACCGGCGCCATCTTCGGTGGCGAGCACTCCGCGCACTACTACTTCGCCGACTTCTGGAACGCCGACACGGGCATGCTGGCCGCCCTCCACGTCCTCGCGGCCCTGGGCGGCCAGGACGGCCCGCTCTCCAGCCTGGTAGCCCAGTACGACCGCTACGCCGGCTCCGGCGAGATCAACTCCACCGTCGCCGACCAGGCGGGCCGCCTCGCCGCCATCAAGGCCGCGTACGAGGCCCGTGAGGGCGTGGAACTGGACGAACTCGACGGCCTGACCGTCACGGCCGTCGACTGGTGGTTCAACGTCCGCCCGTCCAACACGGAACCGCTGCTGCGCCTGAACACGGAGGCACGGGACGAGGCGACGATGGCGAAGGTACGGGATGAGGCGCTGGCGATCATCAGGGGTTGA
- a CDS encoding Trm112 family protein: protein MPLEAGLLEILACPACHAPLKEQDAELVCTGQDCGLAYPVRDGIPVLLVDEARRPA from the coding sequence ATGCCGCTGGAAGCCGGCCTCCTGGAGATCCTCGCCTGCCCGGCCTGCCACGCCCCCCTCAAGGAGCAGGACGCCGAGCTGGTCTGCACCGGCCAGGACTGCGGCCTGGCGTACCCGGTCCGCGACGGCATCCCCGTTCTGCTCGTTGACGAGGCCCGCCGCCCCGCGTAA